Proteins encoded together in one Onychomys torridus chromosome 1, mOncTor1.1, whole genome shotgun sequence window:
- the Fads3 gene encoding fatty acid desaturase 3 has protein sequence MGGVGEPGGGPGPREGPAPLGAPLPIFRWEQIRQHDLPGDKWLVIERRVYDISRWAQRHPGGSRLIGHHGAEDATDAFHAFHQDLRYVRKFLKPLLIGELAPEEPSQDGAQNTQLMEDFRALRQAAEDMKLFEADHTFFALLLGHILAMELLAWLIIYLLGPGWVSSILAALILAISQAQCWCLQHDLGHASIFAKSRWNHVAQQFVMGQLKGFSAHWWNFRHFQHHAKPNIFHKDPDVTVAPVFLLGESSVEYGKKKRRYLPYNHQHLYFFLIGPPLLTLVNFEVENLAYMLVCMQWTDLLWAASFYSRFFLSYAPFYGATGTLLLFVAVRVLESHWFVWITQMNHIPKEIGHEKHRDWASSQLAATCNVEPSLFIDWFSGHLNFQIEHHLFPTMPRHNYRRVAPLVKAFCTKHGLHYEVKPFLTALVDIIGSLKKSGDIWLDAYLHQ, from the exons ATGGGTGGCGTCGGGGAGCCCGGCGGGGGACCAGGGCCGCGGGAGGGGCCCGCACCGCTGGGGGCGCCCCTGCCCATCTTCCGCTGGGAGCAGATCCGCCAGCACGACCTACCAGGCGACAAGTGGCTGGTCATCGAGCGCCGTGTCTACGACATCAGCCGCTGGGCACAGCGGCACCCAGGGGGCAGCCGCCTCATCGGCCACCACGGCGCCGAGGACGCCACG GATGCCTTCCATGCCTTCCATCAGGATCTCCGTTATGTGCGCAAGTTCCTGAAGCCCCTGCTGATTGGAGAGCTAGCCCCAGAGGAGCCCAGCCAGGATGGCGCTCAGAAT ACCCAGCTGATGGAGGACTTCCGAGCCTTGCGCCAGGCCGCTGAGGACATGAAGCTGTTCGAAGCCGACCACACTTTCTTTGCACTCCTGCTGGGCCACATCCTGGCTATGGAGTTGCTGGCCTGGCTTATCATCTACCTCTTGGGCCCTGGCTGGGTGTCCAGCATCCTTGCTGCCCTAATCCTGGCCATCTCTCAG GCCCAGTGCTGGTGTCTGCAACATGATCTAGGCCATGCCTCCATCTTCGCTAAGTCCAGGTGGAACCATGTGGCCCAGCAGTTCGTGATGGGGCAGTTGAAA GGCTTCTCTGCCCATTGGTGGAATTTCCGCCACTTCCAGCACCATGCCAAGCCCAACATCTTCCACAAGGACCCAGATGTGACTGTGGCGCCTGTCTTCCTCCTCGGGGAGTCATCTGTGGAG TATGGCAAGAAGAAACGGAGGTACCTGCCTTACAACCACCAGCATCTGTACTTCTTCCTGA TTGGCCCACCGCTGCTTACCTTGGTGAACTTTGAGGTTGAAAATCTGGCATACATGCTGGTGTGCATGCAATGGACG GACTTGCTGTGGGCTGCCAGCTTCTACTCCCGCTTCTTCTTGTCCTACGCTCCGTTCTATGGCGCAACTGGGACACTGCTGCTCTTCGTTGCTGTCAG ggtcctggagagccactggttTGTGTGGATCACACAGATGAACCACATCCCCAAGGAGATTGGCCATGAGAAGCACCGGGACTGGGCTAGCTCTCAG ctggcagccaccTGCAATGTGGAACCTTCTCTCTTCATTGACTGGTTCAGTGGGCACCTCAATTTCCAGATTGAACACCA CCTCTTTCCCACGATGCCAAGGCACAACTACCGCAGGGTGGCCCCCCTGGTCAAGGCGTTCTGCACCAAGCATGGCCTACACTACGAGGTGAAACCCTTCCTCACTGCCCTGGTGGATATCATCGG